One part of the Pseudomonas sp. MYb118 genome encodes these proteins:
- a CDS encoding acyl-CoA dehydrogenase: MPWQTLLQRRDRLPANADLAEGFASLLQTLGPVTPFELAVNGGRLMATPGLAFLVGYQAALRMLWPSAPLSLGALCATEQRSLRPADMQTRLRDLRLSGRKDFVTAGDAADWLLIAARSEEPGADPRLSLAVVYPGESGVQVEKLPPIALMPDISHGRLLLDNALCELLAGDGWDAYVKPFRTLEDIYVLSAMTAWLYGVGQDSDWPQALQLRLLALLAGCAEVSRQAPNNPAGHVLLGGLFVQFDGLKAEVNQALADGPPQWAAMWQRDQAVMELAAGARGKRLAKALAGSSLD; the protein is encoded by the coding sequence ATGCCCTGGCAAACCCTGTTGCAACGTCGTGATCGCTTGCCCGCCAACGCCGACCTGGCAGAGGGCTTCGCCAGCCTTTTGCAGACGCTGGGGCCGGTGACGCCGTTCGAACTGGCGGTCAATGGCGGGCGCCTGATGGCGACCCCGGGGCTGGCCTTTCTCGTCGGCTATCAGGCGGCCTTGCGCATGCTCTGGCCCAGCGCTCCGTTGAGCCTGGGCGCCTTGTGCGCCACCGAGCAGCGCAGCCTGCGCCCGGCCGACATGCAGACCCGCCTCCGGGACCTGCGCTTGAGCGGGCGCAAGGATTTCGTCACCGCCGGCGACGCTGCCGACTGGCTGCTGATTGCCGCGCGCAGCGAAGAACCCGGTGCCGATCCGCGCCTGAGCCTGGCGGTGGTCTACCCAGGCGAATCCGGCGTGCAGGTGGAAAAACTGCCGCCGATCGCGCTGATGCCGGACATCAGCCATGGCCGCCTGCTGCTGGACAACGCCCTGTGCGAATTGCTCGCGGGGGATGGCTGGGACGCCTACGTCAAACCGTTTCGCACCCTTGAAGACATTTATGTGCTCAGTGCCATGACCGCCTGGTTGTACGGCGTCGGTCAGGACAGCGACTGGCCGCAGGCCCTGCAACTGCGCTTGCTGGCGTTGCTGGCCGGTTGCGCTGAAGTCAGCCGCCAGGCGCCGAACAACCCGGCCGGGCATGTGTTGCTGGGCGGCTTGTTCGTGCAGTTCGACGGGCTCAAGGCCGAGGTGAACCAGGCCCTGGCCGATGGGCCGCCGCAGTGGGCGGCGATGTGGCAGCGCGATCAGGCGGTGATGGAATTGGCGGCGGGGGCGCGGGGGAAGCGGTTGGCCAAGGCTTTGGCTGGATCTTCGCTGGATTGA
- a CDS encoding lysophospholipid acyltransferase family protein produces the protein MSRLRVYARIARVLAVVTLGLGMASVFGVFERLGMSHSMVRRQRWSRFFMARLTNALPFRVTVHGEVPKESMLWVSNHVSWTDIPLLGMLTPLSFLSKAEVRTWPVAGWLAAKAGSLFIRRGSGDSQLIRKQMTRHLEQAHPLLMFPEGTTTDGRSLRTFHGRLLSAAIDSQVKLQPVAIRYLRDGDVCSLAPFIGDDDLLSHLMRLFANDRGDVEIHLLKPIACEGRERAVLAFEAQQAVQKALFGTIPEAARAPMRPAIAA, from the coding sequence ATGAGCCGCCTGCGGGTGTACGCGCGGATCGCGCGAGTATTGGCGGTGGTGACACTGGGGCTGGGCATGGCCAGCGTCTTCGGGGTGTTCGAACGTTTGGGCATGTCCCATTCAATGGTGCGCCGGCAGCGCTGGTCGCGCTTTTTCATGGCGCGCCTGACCAACGCCCTGCCCTTTCGCGTGACCGTACACGGTGAAGTGCCGAAAGAGTCGATGCTCTGGGTCAGCAACCACGTGTCCTGGACCGACATCCCGCTGCTGGGCATGCTCACGCCGCTGTCGTTCCTGTCCAAGGCCGAAGTACGCACCTGGCCGGTGGCCGGCTGGCTCGCTGCCAAGGCCGGCAGCCTGTTCATCCGTCGCGGCTCGGGCGACAGCCAGTTGATCCGCAAACAGATGACCCGCCACCTCGAACAGGCCCATCCGCTGCTGATGTTCCCGGAAGGCACCACCACCGACGGGCGTTCGCTGCGCACCTTCCACGGCCGCCTGCTGTCGGCGGCCATCGACTCCCAGGTGAAACTGCAACCGGTGGCGATTCGTTACCTGCGTGACGGCGACGTATGTTCGCTGGCGCCGTTCATCGGTGACGACGACCTGCTCTCGCACCTGATGCGCCTGTTCGCCAACGACCGGGGCGACGTGGAAATTCATTTGCTCAAGCCAATCGCCTGCGAAGGCCGCGAACGTGCGGTGCTGGCATTCGAAGCGCAGCAGGCGGTGCAGAAGGCGTTGTTCGGGACGATCCCGGAAGCAGCGCGGGCGCCGATGCGGCCGGCCATCGCGGCTTGA
- a CDS encoding phosphatidylserine/phosphatidylglycerophosphate/cardiolipin synthase family protein has protein sequence MDGAIFPWREGNHFELLVDGPQFFPRMLVAIARAEEQVELELYLVEAGECAEAMVQALVQAAERGVRVRCLFDDYGSLAFTLALRQRLMGAGVELRFYNRLSWRRWVGNFYRDHRKLLLVDQSLAVVGGTGVTDEFWSPSENSSEWHEVMVEITGPLVIDWQLLFDRQWIANRHRRAWRPSAHFGLPRLPRVPSMGEGMGRVAYADARQHRDILQSLVRALNSGQRRIWLATPYFLPTWKVRRSLRRAAGRGVDVRLLLTGPRTDHPSVRYAGHRYYPRLLRAGVKIFEYQPCFLHLKMVLVDDWVSIGSCNFDHWNLRFNLEANLEALDPSLTRAVVASFERDFAQSQEVSLQDWKRRPLWRRVKQRIWGWVDRVVVNLLDRRG, from the coding sequence ATGGACGGGGCGATTTTCCCCTGGCGCGAGGGCAATCACTTCGAGCTGCTGGTCGACGGTCCGCAGTTCTTCCCGCGCATGCTGGTGGCGATTGCCCGTGCCGAAGAACAGGTCGAGCTGGAGTTGTACCTGGTGGAGGCGGGCGAGTGCGCCGAGGCCATGGTCCAGGCGTTGGTCCAGGCCGCCGAGCGCGGTGTGCGGGTACGCTGCCTGTTCGATGACTACGGCAGCCTCGCCTTTACCCTGGCGTTGCGCCAACGGCTGATGGGCGCGGGCGTCGAGCTGCGGTTCTACAACCGGCTGAGCTGGCGACGTTGGGTTGGCAACTTCTACCGCGATCACCGCAAGTTGCTGCTGGTGGATCAGAGCCTGGCGGTGGTGGGCGGCACCGGGGTCACCGATGAGTTCTGGTCACCGAGTGAGAACTCCAGCGAATGGCACGAAGTGATGGTGGAAATCACCGGCCCGCTGGTGATCGACTGGCAACTGCTGTTCGACCGCCAGTGGATCGCCAACCGCCATCGCCGGGCCTGGCGCCCGTCCGCGCATTTCGGCTTGCCGCGTTTGCCCCGCGTGCCGTCCATGGGCGAGGGCATGGGCCGGGTGGCCTACGCCGACGCCCGCCAGCACCGCGACATCCTGCAATCGCTGGTGCGCGCCTTGAACAGCGGCCAGCGGCGCATCTGGCTGGCCACCCCGTACTTCCTGCCAACCTGGAAAGTGCGCCGTTCTTTGCGCCGCGCCGCCGGTCGCGGCGTCGATGTGCGCCTGCTGCTGACCGGCCCGCGCACCGACCATCCCTCGGTGCGCTACGCCGGGCATCGCTACTACCCGCGCCTGCTCCGGGCCGGGGTGAAGATCTTCGAATACCAGCCGTGTTTCCTGCACCTGAAAATGGTGCTGGTGGATGACTGGGTGAGCATCGGCTCGTGCAACTTCGATCACTGGAACCTGCGCTTCAACCTGGAAGCCAACCTCGAAGCGCTGGACCCAAGCCTGACCCGGGCGGTGGTGGCCAGTTTCGAGCGCGATTTTGCGCAGAGTCAGGAAGTCAGCCTGCAAGACTGGAAACGCCGGCCGTTGTGGCGGCGGGTCAAGCAGCGGATTTGGGGATGGGTGGATCGGGTGGTGGTGAATCTGTTGGATCGGCGGGGGTAG
- the olsB gene encoding L-ornithine N(alpha)-acyltransferase yields MTQIARISDTGNERRLQAERLVGAQALQEAQALRFTVFSGEFDAKLKGAELGLDMDDYDVHCAHIGVRDLNTGRLVATTRLLDHTAASSLGKFYSEEEFSLHGLVHLKGPILEIGRTCVDPAYRNGGTIAVLWGELAEVLNQGGYSYLMGCASIPMQDGGVQAHAIMQRLRERYLCTEHLRAEPKNPLPALDIPSNVIAEMPPLLKAYMRLGAKICGEPCWDEDFQVADVFILLKRDELCPRYAKHFKAAV; encoded by the coding sequence ATGACTCAGATCGCCCGCATCAGTGACACCGGCAATGAACGCCGCCTGCAAGCCGAACGCCTGGTAGGCGCCCAAGCCCTGCAGGAAGCCCAGGCCTTGCGCTTCACCGTGTTCAGCGGCGAATTCGACGCCAAACTCAAGGGCGCGGAGCTGGGTCTGGACATGGATGACTATGACGTTCACTGCGCCCACATTGGCGTGCGCGACCTGAACACCGGCCGCCTGGTGGCGACCACCCGCCTGCTCGACCACACGGCCGCCAGCAGCCTGGGCAAGTTCTACAGCGAAGAAGAATTCAGCCTGCATGGCCTGGTGCACCTCAAGGGCCCGATCCTGGAAATCGGCCGCACCTGCGTCGACCCGGCCTACCGCAACGGCGGCACCATCGCCGTACTCTGGGGCGAACTGGCCGAAGTGCTGAACCAGGGCGGCTACAGCTACCTGATGGGTTGCGCGAGCATCCCGATGCAGGACGGCGGCGTGCAGGCCCACGCGATCATGCAGCGCCTGCGTGAACGCTACCTGTGCACCGAACACCTGCGTGCCGAACCGAAGAATCCACTGCCGGCGCTGGACATCCCGTCCAACGTCATCGCCGAAATGCCGCCACTGCTCAAGGCCTACATGCGCCTGGGCGCGAAGATCTGCGGCGAGCCGTGCTGGGACGAAGACTTCCAGGTGGCCGACGTGTTCATCCTGCTCAAGCGCGACGAACTCTGCCCGCGCTACGCCAAGCACTTCAAGGCGGCCGTGTAA
- a CDS encoding LemA family protein, with the protein MNVQQTTRASLRVAALIWLASWLAGCGINNIPTLDEQAKAAWGQVQNQYQRRADLIPNLVETVKGYAKHEEETLTAVIEARAKATSIQVDASTLDNPERLKQFQQAQDQLTGALSRLMVVSERYPDLKANQNFLALQSQLEGTENRIAVARRDFILAVQKYNTEIRTFPGRLWHTVMYSDLPIRETFEATTPGAEKAPEVKF; encoded by the coding sequence ATGAATGTTCAACAAACCACTCGAGCGAGCCTGCGTGTCGCCGCCCTGATCTGGCTGGCCAGCTGGCTGGCCGGTTGCGGCATCAATAACATTCCGACCCTCGACGAACAGGCCAAGGCCGCCTGGGGCCAGGTGCAGAACCAGTATCAGCGCCGCGCCGACCTGATTCCCAACCTGGTGGAAACCGTCAAGGGCTACGCCAAGCATGAGGAAGAAACCCTGACCGCGGTGATCGAGGCCCGGGCCAAGGCGACCTCCATCCAGGTGGATGCCAGCACCCTGGACAACCCCGAACGCCTCAAGCAGTTCCAGCAGGCCCAGGACCAGCTGACCGGTGCCCTGAGCCGTCTGATGGTGGTGTCCGAGCGGTATCCGGACCTCAAGGCCAACCAGAACTTCCTGGCGTTGCAATCGCAACTTGAAGGCACCGAGAATCGCATCGCCGTGGCCCGTCGCGATTTCATCCTGGCGGTGCAGAAGTACAACACCGAAATCCGTACGTTCCCGGGGCGCCTGTGGCACACCGTGATGTACAGCGACCTGCCGATTCGTGAAACCTTCGAAGCCACCACCCCGGGTGCCGAAAAAGCGCCGGAAGTGAAGTTCTGA
- a CDS encoding amidase: MTRRPFVRRRPFATLGLLVLVILFGWIWQERVALWAFPDIISAYTAKEYCSCRYVMNNDAGYCQGYVKQWLPFSAFTDDPAARRVQVSGLGRSNSAQWLGERQGCRLNP; encoded by the coding sequence ATGACCCGCCGCCCGTTTGTTCGCCGCCGCCCCTTCGCCACGCTGGGCCTGCTTGTGCTGGTAATTCTGTTCGGCTGGATCTGGCAGGAGCGCGTGGCCCTGTGGGCTTTCCCCGACATCATCAGTGCCTACACCGCCAAGGAATATTGCTCGTGCCGCTACGTCATGAATAACGACGCCGGCTATTGCCAGGGCTACGTCAAACAGTGGCTGCCCTTCAGCGCGTTTACCGATGACCCCGCTGCCAGGCGTGTTCAGGTCAGTGGCCTTGGGCGCAGCAACAGCGCGCAATGGCTCGGCGAGCGCCAGGGGTGTCGCTTGAATCCGTGA
- a CDS encoding serine hydrolase domain-containing protein translates to MFKGVSLLFLLLLGLTAQAETWPGEQWPTTPAAPGPALQALETYAFPPRDDASRQGIRTDALLVIRDGQLIYERYAGPTKADTPHLTWSISKSLMATVLGVAYGEGRFKLEDPAAKFYSPLARHPKLTLADLLHWASGLDWQEDYEYAPLKSSVVAMLYTRGHQDMARFTAGHDAYAPPGQAFRYSSGDSNLLAAALKTIVGPARYADYPWTALFEPLGIRHAVWETDTTGTFVASSYAYLTARDLARIGLLMARDGRWGDRQLLPADWVAFNRQPFAHYQAHQDEAVPGGHWWLNRAADGAAQPWPDAPPDTFAALGHWGQAMYVIPSERLVIVRYGDDRDGSYRHNELLKLARQAFAGTVQP, encoded by the coding sequence ATGTTCAAAGGCGTGTCCCTGCTGTTCCTGTTGCTGCTCGGCCTCACCGCCCAGGCCGAAACCTGGCCCGGCGAGCAATGGCCCACCACACCGGCCGCCCCCGGCCCGGCCCTCCAGGCCCTCGAAACCTACGCCTTCCCACCGCGCGACGACGCCAGCCGACAGGGCATCCGCACCGATGCCTTGCTGGTGATCCGCGACGGTCAGTTGATCTACGAACGCTACGCCGGCCCGACCAAGGCCGACACCCCGCACCTGACCTGGTCGATCAGCAAGAGCCTGATGGCCACGGTGCTCGGTGTGGCCTACGGCGAGGGCCGGTTCAAGCTCGAGGACCCGGCAGCGAAGTTCTATTCACCGCTGGCCAGGCACCCGAAGCTGACCCTCGCCGACCTGCTGCACTGGGCCTCGGGCCTGGACTGGCAGGAGGACTACGAGTACGCACCGCTGAAATCCTCGGTGGTGGCGATGCTCTACACCCGTGGTCATCAGGACATGGCCCGGTTCACCGCCGGGCATGACGCGTACGCGCCACCGGGCCAGGCCTTCCGTTACTCCAGTGGCGACAGCAACCTGCTGGCGGCGGCGTTGAAAACCATCGTCGGCCCGGCCCGTTATGCCGACTATCCCTGGACCGCGCTGTTCGAACCGCTGGGCATTCGCCATGCCGTGTGGGAAACCGACACCACCGGCACCTTTGTCGCATCGTCCTACGCCTACCTCACCGCCCGCGACCTGGCGCGCATCGGCCTGCTGATGGCCCGCGACGGTCGCTGGGGCGACCGGCAATTGCTGCCCGCCGACTGGGTGGCCTTCAATCGCCAGCCATTCGCGCATTACCAGGCGCACCAGGACGAAGCGGTGCCGGGCGGCCACTGGTGGCTCAACCGCGCTGCCGACGGTGCGGCGCAGCCCTGGCCGGATGCACCGCCGGACACCTTCGCCGCGCTCGGCCACTGGGGCCAGGCGATGTACGTGATCCCCAGCGAGCGCTTGGTGATCGTGCGCTACGGCGATGATCGCGACGGCAGCTACCGGCACAACGAATTGCTCAAGCTGGCGCGCCAGGCGTTTGCCGGGACGGTGCAGCCATGA
- a CDS encoding YceI family protein yields the protein MFKRSLFKTFAALLLAGATCSAQANWYLDGESSRLSFVSTKNANIAEVQRFLVLHGKVSPKGLAEVEVELDSIYSGIPLRDERMRKDLFEIERFPEALISAQIDLGPINDLANGAQLELRLPVTVNLHGKQHQYNAELLATRLDDRRFQVVTLEPLVLNAADFDLAPGLESLRKVAGLSAISLSVPVGAVLIFTAR from the coding sequence ATGTTCAAGCGGTCCCTGTTCAAAACCTTCGCCGCCTTACTGCTGGCCGGCGCCACCTGCTCGGCCCAGGCCAATTGGTACCTGGACGGCGAGTCGTCGCGGCTGTCGTTCGTCAGCACCAAGAACGCCAACATTGCCGAGGTGCAGCGCTTCCTGGTGCTGCACGGCAAGGTCAGCCCCAAGGGCTTGGCCGAGGTCGAGGTCGAGCTGGACTCGATCTACAGCGGCATCCCTTTGCGCGACGAGCGCATGCGCAAGGACCTGTTTGAGATCGAGCGTTTCCCTGAAGCCTTGATCAGCGCCCAGATCGACCTCGGCCCGATCAACGACCTGGCCAATGGCGCGCAACTGGAATTGCGCTTGCCGGTGACCGTCAACCTGCATGGCAAACAGCATCAGTACAACGCCGAGCTGCTGGCCACCCGCCTGGATGACCGCCGTTTCCAGGTGGTGACACTGGAGCCGCTGGTGCTCAACGCGGCGGATTTCGACCTGGCGCCGGGGCTGGAAAGCCTGCGCAAGGTTGCCGGCCTGTCGGCCATCAGTCTGTCGGTGCCGGTGGGTGCGGTGCTGATCTTCACGGCGCGTTGA
- the bglX gene encoding beta-glucosidase BglX gives MKKLCLLGLLVSLASHNVLAATTPPPLENKDAFISNLMKQMTLDEKIGQLRLISIGPEMPRELIRKEIAAGNIGGTFNSITRPENRPMQDAAMRSRLKIPMFFAYDVIHGHRTIFPIPLALASSWDMDAIGHSGRIAAEEAAADSLDITFAPMVDISRDPRWGRTSEGFGEDTYLVSRIAGVMVKAFQGTGANAANSIMASVKHFALYGAVEGGRDYNVVDMSPVKMYQDYLPPYRAAIDAGAGGVMVALNSINGVPATANTWLMNDLLRKEWGFKGLAVSDHGAIFELIKHGVARDGREAAKLAIKAGIHMSMNDTLYGKELPGLLKSGEIQQSDIDNAVRAVLDAKYDMGLFKDPYLRIGKAEDDPADTYADSRLHRADARDVALRSQVLLKNANETLPLNKSAKIALVGPLAKAPIDMMGSWAAAGRPAQSVTLFDGMSNVIGDKANLIYARGANITSDKKILDYLNFLNFDAPEVVDDPRPANVLIDEAVKAAKDADVVVAAVGESRGMSHESSSRTDLNIPENQRELIRALKATGKPLVLVLMNGRPLSLLEENQQADAILETWFSGTEGGNAIADVLFGDYNPSGKLPITFPRSVGQIPTYYNHLSIGRPFTPGKPGNYTSQYFDDTTGPLFPFGYGLSYTSFSLSDMALSATTLNKSGKLDASVTVKNTGKRDGETVVQLYIQDVTGSMIRPVKELKNFQKILLKAGEQKVVHFSISEDDLKFYNSQLKYAAEPGKFNVQIGLDSQDVTQQSFELL, from the coding sequence ATGAAGAAGCTGTGTTTGCTGGGACTGCTCGTCAGCCTGGCCAGTCATAACGTATTGGCCGCCACGACGCCCCCGCCTCTGGAGAACAAGGACGCCTTCATCAGCAACCTGATGAAGCAAATGACCCTCGATGAAAAAATCGGCCAGTTGCGCCTGATCAGCATCGGCCCGGAAATGCCCCGGGAGCTGATCCGCAAGGAAATCGCCGCGGGCAACATCGGTGGCACGTTCAACTCGATCACCCGTCCGGAAAACCGTCCGATGCAGGACGCGGCCATGCGCAGCCGGCTGAAGATCCCGATGTTCTTCGCCTATGACGTGATCCACGGCCACCGCACCATTTTCCCGATCCCGCTGGCGCTCGCGTCGAGCTGGGACATGGACGCCATCGGCCATTCCGGGCGCATCGCCGCCGAAGAAGCCGCGGCCGACAGCCTCGACATCACCTTCGCGCCGATGGTCGACATCTCCCGCGACCCGCGCTGGGGCCGCACCTCCGAAGGCTTCGGCGAGGACACCTATCTGGTGTCGCGCATTGCCGGGGTGATGGTCAAGGCGTTCCAGGGCACCGGCGCCAACGCCGCGAACAGCATCATGGCCAGCGTCAAGCACTTCGCCCTGTATGGCGCGGTCGAAGGCGGTCGCGACTACAACGTGGTCGACATGAGCCCGGTCAAGATGTACCAGGACTACCTGCCACCGTACCGCGCGGCCATCGACGCCGGCGCGGGCGGTGTGATGGTCGCGCTGAACTCGATCAACGGCGTGCCGGCCACCGCCAACACCTGGCTGATGAACGACCTGTTGCGCAAGGAATGGGGCTTCAAGGGCCTGGCGGTCAGCGACCACGGCGCGATCTTCGAGCTGATCAAGCACGGCGTCGCCCGCGACGGTCGCGAAGCGGCGAAGCTGGCGATCAAGGCCGGCATCCACATGAGCATGAACGACACCCTGTACGGCAAGGAACTCCCGGGGCTGCTCAAGTCCGGCGAGATCCAGCAGAGCGACATCGACAACGCCGTGCGTGCGGTGCTCGACGCCAAGTACGACATGGGCCTGTTCAAGGACCCATACCTGCGCATCGGCAAGGCCGAGGATGACCCGGCCGACACCTACGCCGACAGCCGCCTGCACCGCGCCGATGCCCGTGATGTGGCCCTTCGCAGCCAGGTGCTGCTGAAAAACGCCAACGAAACCCTGCCGCTGAACAAATCCGCGAAAATCGCCCTGGTCGGCCCGCTGGCCAAGGCGCCGATCGACATGATGGGCAGTTGGGCGGCGGCCGGTCGCCCGGCACAATCGGTGACCCTGTTCGATGGCATGAGCAATGTGATCGGTGACAAGGCCAACCTGATCTACGCCCGTGGTGCCAACATCACCAGCGACAAGAAGATCCTCGACTACCTGAACTTCCTCAACTTCGATGCCCCGGAAGTGGTGGATGATCCGCGTCCGGCAAACGTGCTGATCGACGAAGCGGTGAAGGCCGCCAAGGATGCCGACGTGGTGGTCGCCGCCGTGGGCGAGTCCCGTGGCATGTCCCACGAGTCGTCGAGCCGCACCGACCTGAACATCCCGGAAAACCAGCGCGAGCTGATCCGCGCCCTGAAAGCCACCGGCAAGCCGCTGGTGCTGGTGTTGATGAACGGCCGTCCGCTGTCGTTGCTCGAAGAGAACCAGCAGGCTGACGCGATCCTGGAAACCTGGTTCAGCGGCACCGAGGGCGGCAACGCCATCGCCGACGTGCTGTTCGGCGACTACAACCCGTCGGGCAAGCTGCCGATCACCTTCCCACGCTCGGTAGGGCAGATTCCGACCTACTACAACCACCTGAGCATCGGCCGCCCGTTCACGCCGGGCAAACCGGGCAACTACACCTCGCAGTACTTCGATGACACCACCGGCCCGCTGTTCCCGTTCGGCTATGGCCTGAGCTACACCAGCTTCAGCCTGAGCGACATGGCTCTGTCGGCGACCACGCTGAACAAATCCGGCAAGCTCGACGCCAGCGTCACGGTGAAGAACACCGGCAAGCGTGACGGCGAAACCGTGGTGCAGTTGTACATCCAGGACGTCACCGGCTCGATGATCCGCCCGGTCAAGGAACTGAAGAACTTCCAGAAAATCCTGCTCAAGGCCGGCGAACAGAAAGTCGTGCACTTCAGCATCAGCGAGGACGACCTGAAGTTCTACAACAGCCAGCTCAAGTACGCCGCCGAGCCTGGCAAGTTCAACGTGCAGATCGGCCTGGATTCGCAGGATGTGACGCAGCAGAGTTTTGAGTTGCTGTAA
- a CDS encoding TPM domain-containing protein, protein MALLTEHEQRKVAEAIARVERDTDAELVTVLAARADDYAYIPLLWASVLALVVPGVVHYLTGWLTMNSLLLVQWVTFIVLCVLFRLPKITTHLVPRSVRHWRASNLARRQFLAQNLHHTVGSTGMLIFVCEAERYVEILVDEGISSRLDNQHWDAIVAAFTQQVKQGQTLQGFVTCVEACGELLKVHVPVTHVRNELPNRLVVLG, encoded by the coding sequence ATGGCATTACTGACTGAACACGAACAACGCAAGGTCGCCGAGGCGATTGCCCGGGTCGAGCGCGACACCGACGCCGAGCTGGTCACGGTATTGGCCGCCCGCGCCGATGACTACGCGTACATTCCGTTGCTGTGGGCCAGCGTGCTGGCGCTGGTGGTGCCGGGTGTCGTGCATTACCTGACCGGCTGGCTGACCATGAACAGCCTGCTGCTGGTGCAGTGGGTCACCTTCATCGTGTTGTGCGTGCTGTTTCGCCTGCCGAAAATCACCACCCATCTGGTGCCGCGTTCGGTGCGCCACTGGCGCGCCTCGAACCTGGCGCGCCGGCAGTTCCTGGCGCAGAACCTGCACCACACCGTGGGCAGCACCGGCATGCTGATCTTCGTCTGCGAAGCCGAGCGTTACGTGGAGATCCTGGTGGACGAAGGGATTTCTAGCCGGCTGGACAACCAGCACTGGGACGCCATCGTCGCGGCGTTCACCCAACAGGTGAAGCAGGGCCAGACCTTGCAGGGCTTCGTCACCTGCGTCGAGGCCTGCGGCGAGTTGCTCAAGGTGCACGTGCCGGTGACCCATGTGCGCAATGAGTTGCCGAATCGGTTGGTGGTGTTGGGTTGA
- a CDS encoding YgcG family protein — protein sequence MRVLKVGLVLLLWVFALTARAELNFPQLTGRVVDNAQMIEPSVREQLTQQLAAHENATGEQLVVVTLPDLQGAEIADFGYQLGRHWGIGQKDKNNGALLIVARAERKLRIEVGYGLEDRLTDAQSSVIINQVITPAFKAGNFSKGISDGVAAMLVVLGGSPLDEPSTAYESNGGQDDFASRHPGVFVFLVVLFILTIFVLQMLGILPAGRGGSGGSGGGFGGGGFGGGGGGGGFSGGGGSFGGGGSSGGW from the coding sequence ATGCGCGTGTTGAAAGTGGGCCTGGTGCTGTTGTTGTGGGTGTTTGCCCTGACGGCCCGGGCCGAGTTGAATTTCCCGCAGTTGACCGGGCGGGTAGTGGACAACGCCCAGATGATCGAGCCGTCGGTGCGCGAGCAACTGACGCAGCAGCTGGCGGCCCATGAGAATGCCACCGGCGAGCAGTTGGTGGTGGTCACCCTGCCGGACTTGCAAGGCGCCGAGATTGCCGACTTCGGCTATCAGTTGGGGCGCCACTGGGGCATCGGCCAGAAGGACAAGAACAACGGCGCGCTGCTGATCGTGGCCCGCGCCGAGCGCAAGTTGCGGATCGAAGTCGGTTATGGCCTGGAAGATCGCCTGACCGATGCGCAGAGTTCGGTGATCATCAACCAGGTGATCACCCCGGCGTTCAAGGCCGGCAACTTCAGCAAGGGCATCAGCGACGGGGTCGCGGCGATGCTGGTGGTGCTGGGCGGCAGCCCGCTGGACGAGCCATCGACGGCCTATGAGTCGAACGGCGGGCAGGACGACTTCGCCTCCCGTCACCCTGGGGTGTTCGTGTTTTTGGTGGTGCTGTTCATCCTGACCATCTTCGTCTTGCAGATGCTCGGCATCCTGCCGGCCGGTCGCGGCGGTTCGGGCGGCTCCGGTGGCGGTTTTGGCGGCGGTGGTTTTGGTGGCGGCGGTGGAGGCGGGGGCTTCAGCGGCGGCGGGGGCAGTTTCGGGGGCGGCGGTTCGTCGGGCGGCTGGTGA